The following coding sequences lie in one Montipora foliosa isolate CH-2021 chromosome 11, ASM3666993v2, whole genome shotgun sequence genomic window:
- the LOC137974779 gene encoding zinc finger protein 862-like: MMGENSGVKALLQKDYPVITVIHCVAHKLELSVLDAAKSMPYLSTFEETIKSIFNFYHFSTKRRRELAEIADLLSTMLTNYSSVKAVRWVASKSRALLAVKKNFASTVLHTEDAAGGSKDAKTKGKAASIHKEITSVRFVKMLHFMLDLMDIITETSKIFQREKLTIPEVPDVIQETIMKLMNLKQHMGKHSKEFYENLTANKQFGNQRIQLKGAAPAEYKEDNHIKTLLENAISYIQSRFENFKEAPLVYFKIFNFKFWPQEQEQLAVFGGDHVQCIVDHYKEQLSEEECNKIPQEWVALKSYVAHFRGSPLLEVYGELLRDRPARFQNILVLVDLMLTLSPSTAECERQFSSMNRVKTALRNRLSNDSLQALMKINCDGPSADDFDPEEAITKWLTSGPGGRHIAGHKVPVPRVSVPNRPAATATATSSQCQSKVQTVSISLSDSESTDDEIV; encoded by the coding sequence ATGATGGGTGAAAATTCTGGTGTAAAAGCACTCTTGCAAAAAGATTATCCAGTGATCACTGTGATTCACTGTGTTGCACACAAACTTGAACTGTCAGTACTAGATGCAGCAAAGTCCATGCCTTATCTTTCAACGTTTGAGGAAACCATAAAGAGCATTTTCAATTTCTATCATTTCTCCACAAAGCGACGTCGTGAGTTAGCTGAGATTGCAGATCTATTATCTACAATGCTCACAAACTATTCCTCTGTTAAAGCTGTAAGGTGGGTAGCAAGCAAATCCCGTGCTTTGCTGGCTGTAAAGAAGAACTTTGCTTCAACTGTTCTGCACACAGAAGATGCTGCTGGGGGATCAAAGGACgccaaaacaaaaggaaaggcAGCAAGTATTCACAAGGAGATAACTTCTGTACGTTTCGTTAAGATGCTTCATTTCATGCTGGACTTGATGGATATTATTACAGAAACCTCCAAAATCTTTCAGCGTGAGAAACTTACAATACCTGAAGTTCCAGATGTCATACAAGAAACCATAATGAAGCTCATGAACTTGAAACAGCATATGGGAAAGCACAGTAAAGAGTTCTATGAGAATCTTACTGCTAACAAACAATTTGGAAACCAAAGAATCCAGCTCAAGGGTGCAGCTCCTGCAGAATACAAAGAAGACAACCACATCAAGACATTGTTGGAGAATGCAATTTCGTACATTCAGTCACGATTTGAGAATTTCAAGGAAGCTCCTCTTGTTTATTTTAAGATCTTTAACTTTAAGTTTTGGCCACAAGAGCAAGAGCAGTTAGCAGTTTTTGGTGGAGACCACGTTCAATGCATTGTTGACCATTATAAGGAGCAGTTGTCAGAAGAAGAGTGCAACAAAATCCCACAAGAATGGGTGGCACTGAAAAGTTATGTTGCACATTTCCGTGGATCTCCATTGCTGGAGGTTTATGGAGAATTGCTAAGAGATCGCCCAGCCCGATTTCAGAACATTCTGGTGTTGGTAGACTTGATGCTTACACTAAGTCCAAGCACAGCAGAGTGTGAGCGTCAATTTTCATCTATGAACAGGGTAAAAACTGCCTTGCGAAATCGACTTTCTAATGATTCTCTACAAgctttaatgaaaataaattgtGATGGTCCTTCAGCTGATGACTTTGATCCGGAAGAGGCTATAACCAAGTGGCTAACTAGCGGACCTGGAGGCAGACATATTGCTGGCCACAAAGTACCAGTTCCCAGGGTTTCAGTTCCTAATCGACCTGCAGCAACTGCTACAGCTACATCCTCCCAGTGCCAGTCTAAAGTTCAAACAGTATCTATTTCCCTTTCTGATTCTGAGTCAACTGATGACGAAATAGTTTAA
- the LOC137977081 gene encoding uncharacterized protein, protein MVYSKKKTGVQSPKSQTDDNKCSCSLLLKGSTPFSVMLPTTLSGKLFHAWTAVWMNVWPVETVVDTARKCLKTLNLSLQTLSDKRKLSRKKHNFDLAKSDFYPPEGHSCANLLAVEAQEIECDEDGEDMTSLTKAAINGASLPSLQGGTIIAHNFSPGSTELRGQLIIWGGINTRTMEPSNELITLDPVKRKNIYLGKIWKSGPCDQEYPFLQTGSSLSPRSGHTLTCVPGTRFAILLGGLQLPNRHSKSFIRNRFARPVRMVPFIYWMS, encoded by the exons ATGGTTTACAGCAAAAAGAAGACTGGAGTGCAGAGTCCAAAGTCTCAAACCGATGACAACAAATGCTCGTGCTCCCTGCTCTTAAAGGGTTCAACACCATTTTCAGTGATGTTGCCAACAACGTTATCTGGCAAGCTGTTCCATGCATGGACTGCTGTGTGGATGAATGTCTGGCCAGTGGAAACCGTTGTGGACACTG CAAGAAAatgtttgaaaactttaaatttaagCCTTCAAACATTGAGTGACAAGAGAAAACTCAGCCGaaaaaaacacaattttgacCTGGCAAAAAGCGATTTTTATCCCCCAGAAGGGCATTCATGTGCCAACCTCTTAGCTGTAGAAGCTCAAG AGATCGAGTGTGATGAAGACGGTGAGGATATGACATCTTTAACTAAAGCCGCA atAAATGGTGCCTCATTACCTTCTCTCCAAGGAGGAACAATCATTGCTCACAATTTTTCTCCAGGGTCTACTGAGTTGAGGGGGCAACTTATCATATGGGGTGGTATTAATACCAGAACCATGGAACCTTCAAATGAACTCATTACTTTAGAtcctgtcaaaaggaagaataTTTATCTGGGCAAAATTTGGAAGAGTGGTCCCTGCGATCAGGAATATCCATTTTTACAGACTGGTAGCTCATTAAGTCCAAGGTCTGGGCACACCTTAACCTGTGTACCAGGAACACGATTTGCAATACTTCTCGGTGGACTGCAATTACCAAACAGACATTCAAAAAGTTTCATCCGAAACAGATTTGCCAGACCTGTAAGGATGGTTCCTTTTATTTACTGGATGTCTTGA